One Saccharomyces kudriavzevii IFO 1802 strain IFO1802 genome assembly, chromosome: 4 genomic region harbors:
- the SKDI04G5530 gene encoding sugar porter family MFS transporter (similar to Saccharomyces cerevisiae HXT7 (YDR342C) and HXT4 (YHR092C); ancestral locus Anc_5.394), whose product MSQDAAIAEQNPVDLLSPVDSASHSVLSSSSNKAENDELKAYGEGEEHEPVVEIPKKPASAYVTVSIMCIMIAFGGFVFGWDTGTISGFVNQSDFIRRFGMKHHDGTPYLSKVRTGLIVAIFNIGCAIGGIILAKLGDMYGRKIGLIVVVVIYIIGIIIQIASIDKWYQYFIGRIISGLGVGGIAVLSPMLISEVSPKHLRGTLVACYQLMITAGIFLGYCTNYGTKTYSNSVQWRVPLGLGFAWALFMIGGMTFVPESPRYLAEVGRIEEAKRSIAVSNKVAVDDPSVLAEVEGVLAGIEAEKLAGNASWGELFATKNKIFQRLIMGAMIQSLQQLTGDNYFFYYGTTIFKAVGLSDSFETSIVLGIVNFASTFVGIYVVDKYGRRTCLLWGAASMTACMVVYASVGVTRLWPNGQDQPSSKGAGNCMICFACFYIFCFATTWAPIPFVVNSETFPLRVKSKCMSIAQACNWIWGFLIGFFTPFITSAINFYYGYVFMGCLVFMYFYVLLVVPETKGLTLEEVNTMWEEGVLPWKSASWVPPSRRGADYNAEDLAHDDKPLYKRMFSTK is encoded by the coding sequence atgtcacaagaCGCTGCTATTGCAGAGCAAAATCCTGTGGATCTTCTCTCTCCGGTGGACTCAGCCTCCCACTCGGTTTTATCAAGTTCATCCAACAAggctgaaaatgatgaactGAAGGCGTACGGTGAAGGTGAAGAACACGAACCCGTTGTTGAAATCCCAAAAAAGCCCGCCTCTGCTTATGTTACCGTCTCTATTATGTGTATCATGATTGCTTTCGGTGGTTTCGTTTTCGGTTGGGATACTGGTACTATTTCTGGTTTCGTTAACCAAAGTGATTTCATCAGAAGGTTTGGTATGAAGCACCACGATGGTACACCTTATTTGTCTAAGGTCAGAACTGGTCTAATTGTCgctattttcaacattgGTTGCGCCATCGGTGGTATTATTCTAGCCAAGTTAGGTGATATGTACGGTCGTAAGATCGGTTTGATTGTCGTTGTTGTAATTTACATCATCGGTATTATAATTCAAATTGCATCTATCGACAAATGGTACCAATATTTCATCGGTAGAATTATTTCTGGTTTGGGTGTTGGTGGTATTGCCGTCTTATCTCCTATGCTGATTTCTGAAGTCTCTCCAAAGCATTTGAGAGGTACTTTAGTTGCTTGTTACCAATTGATGATTACTGCCGGTATTTTCTTGGGTTACTGTACTAACTATGGTACCAAGACTTACTCAAACTCTGTCCAATGGAGAGTTCCATTAGGTTTAGGTTTCGCCTGGGCCTTGTTTATGATTGGTGGTATGACTTTCGTCCCAGAATCTCCACGTTACTTGGCTGAAGTTGGTAGAATCGAAGAAGCAAAGCGTTCCATTGCCGTTTCCAACAAGGTTGCCGTCGATGATCCATCTGTTTTAGCTGAAGTTGAAGGTGTTTTAGCTGGTATTGAAGCTGAAAAGCTAGCTGGTAATGCTTCATGGGGTGAACTGTTTGCCACtaagaataagattttCCAGCGTTTAATTATGGGTGCTATGATTCAATCATTGCAACAATTGACAGGTGACAACTATTTCTTCTACTATGGTACCACCATTTTCAAGGCTGTTGGTTTGAGtgattcttttgaaacttcTATCGTCTTGGGTATCGTCAACTTTGCCTCCACTTTTGTTGGTATTTatgttgttgataaatATGGTCGTCGTACTTGTTTGTTGTGGGGTGCCGCTTCCATGACTGCTTGTATGGTTGTCTACGCTTCTGTTGGTGTTACCAGATTATGGCCAAACGGTCAAGATCAACCATCATCTAAGGGTGCTGGTAACTGTATGATTTGTTTCGCCTGTTTCTATATCTTCTGTTTTGCCACAACTTGGGCTCCAATTCCTTTCGTTGTCAACTCTGAAACTTTCCCATTGAGAGTCAAGTCCAAGTGTATGTCTATTGCTCAGGCCTGTAACTGGATCTGGGGTTTCTTGATCGGTTTCTTCACTCCATTTATTACCAGTGCTATCAACTTCTACTATGGTTATGTTTTCATGGGATGTTTGGTTTTCATGTACTTCTACGTCCTATTGGTTGTTCCAGAAACAAAGGGTTTGACTTTAGAAGAAGTCAATACCATGTGGGAAGAAGGTGTTCTACCATGGAAATCTGCTTCTTGGGTTCCACCATCCAGAAGAGGTGCCGACTACAATGCCGAGGACTTGGCTCACGATGACAAGCCACTTTACAAAAGAATGTTCAGCACAAAGTAA